A DNA window from Desertibacillus haloalkaliphilus contains the following coding sequences:
- a CDS encoding alpha/beta hydrolase: MIGCLCLHGFTGEPWEVEPVADYFQKQKQNWLVYTPTLPGHGPDGNLKDVTYKQWVYAAEVAAEELLKRCSTVYVIGFSMGGMLASYIAAKYPIDKLVLLSAAAYYMNPQQLLQDLKQAVRLRLQGKLQDDVLYQRYSKKVADTPMTAVFQFMQAVKRIRPYLKKVTVPTLIIQGEQDGIIPKKSADYLYTTISSKKKRLVFLRKSKHMVCHDFEKDQLIEEIEQFLESTFS; encoded by the coding sequence ATGATAGGCTGCTTATGTCTCCATGGGTTCACAGGTGAACCGTGGGAAGTCGAACCAGTTGCTGATTATTTTCAAAAACAGAAGCAGAACTGGCTTGTTTATACACCAACATTACCTGGGCACGGACCGGACGGCAACCTAAAGGATGTTACATATAAACAATGGGTCTATGCGGCTGAGGTGGCAGCCGAAGAACTGTTAAAGCGATGCTCGACCGTTTATGTGATCGGTTTTTCGATGGGGGGAATGCTCGCCTCCTATATCGCTGCCAAGTACCCGATAGACAAGCTAGTGCTCTTAAGTGCAGCAGCTTACTATATGAATCCACAGCAGCTGTTGCAAGACTTAAAGCAAGCGGTACGACTCCGTCTGCAAGGCAAATTGCAGGATGATGTCCTCTATCAGCGCTATAGCAAGAAGGTTGCTGATACCCCAATGACAGCCGTTTTTCAGTTTATGCAGGCGGTCAAACGAATTCGCCCGTATTTAAAAAAGGTAACCGTACCAACCTTGATCATTCAAGGTGAACAGGATGGGATCATCCCAAAAAAGAGTGCCGACTACTTATATACGACGATTTCGTCGAAAAAGAAGCGGCTCGTCTTTTTAAGGAAATCAAAGCATATGGTCTGTCATGATTTTGAAAAAGACCAGTTGATCGAAGAAATTGAACAATTTTTAGAATCCACTTTTAGTTGA
- the secG gene encoding preprotein translocase subunit SecG: METLAFVLLVIVSISLIVVVLLQSGRSAGLSGAISGGAEQLIGKQKARGIDALLGKLTVILAVLFFVLSITVAFFL, translated from the coding sequence GTGGAAACGTTGGCATTTGTCCTTTTAGTTATCGTTTCAATCTCATTAATTGTTGTTGTCTTGCTACAATCAGGACGTAGTGCTGGTTTATCAGGAGCGATTTCTGGTGGAGCTGAACAATTAATCGGAAAACAAAAAGCTCGTGGAATTGACGCTCTTTTAGGTAAGTTGACGGTTATTCTAGCCGTACTCTTTTTCGTACTGTCGATTACCGTTGCCTTCTTTTTATAA
- the eno gene encoding phosphopyruvate hydratase, which produces MTIITDVYAREVLDSRGNPTVEVEVFLESGAMGRALVPSGASTGEYEAVELRDGGDRYMGKGVLQAVDNVNEKIAPELIGFDALDQIGIDELMIELDGTDNKGNFGANAILGVSMAVARAAADALDLPLYVYLGGFNAKTLPVPMMNILNGGEHADNNVDIQEFMVMPVGADSFTRALRMGAEIFHNLKAVLKGKGYNTAVGDEGGFAPNLSSNEEALQTIVEAIEKAGYKPGEEVVLAMDAAASEIFEDGKYNLKGEGVVKTSEEMVEFYSDLVSKYPIISIEDGLDENDWDGWKKLTEALQDKVQLVGDDLFVTNTEKLSEGIEKGIGNSILIKVNQIGTLTETFDAIEMAKRAGYTAVISHRSGETEDSTIADIAVATNAGQIKTGAPSRTDRVAKYNQLLRIEDQLANVGQYGGRKAFYNLNK; this is translated from the coding sequence ATGACAATTATTACAGATGTATATGCTCGCGAAGTATTAGACTCTCGTGGGAACCCAACAGTTGAAGTAGAAGTATTTCTTGAATCAGGTGCAATGGGACGCGCATTAGTACCAAGTGGTGCATCTACTGGTGAATACGAAGCAGTAGAACTACGTGATGGTGGCGACCGTTACATGGGTAAAGGTGTTCTTCAAGCAGTTGATAACGTAAATGAAAAAATCGCTCCAGAACTTATCGGCTTTGACGCTCTTGATCAAATCGGTATTGATGAGCTTATGATCGAGCTTGATGGTACAGATAACAAAGGAAACTTTGGTGCAAATGCGATTCTAGGTGTATCTATGGCTGTAGCTCGTGCAGCAGCTGACGCTCTTGATCTACCATTATACGTATACCTTGGCGGATTTAATGCAAAAACACTACCAGTACCAATGATGAACATTTTAAATGGTGGGGAGCATGCAGACAACAACGTTGATATCCAAGAATTCATGGTTATGCCAGTTGGTGCTGATAGCTTCACACGTGCGCTTCGTATGGGTGCGGAAATTTTCCATAACCTTAAAGCGGTTCTTAAAGGAAAAGGTTACAACACAGCTGTTGGTGATGAAGGTGGTTTCGCACCAAACTTAAGCTCAAATGAAGAAGCACTTCAAACAATCGTTGAAGCGATTGAAAAAGCTGGCTACAAGCCAGGTGAAGAAGTTGTTCTTGCAATGGATGCAGCGGCTTCTGAAATCTTCGAAGATGGTAAATACAACCTTAAAGGTGAAGGTGTTGTCAAAACATCTGAAGAAATGGTTGAGTTCTACAGCGACCTTGTTTCAAAATATCCAATCATCTCAATTGAAGATGGTTTAGATGAAAACGACTGGGATGGCTGGAAGAAGCTAACTGAAGCTCTTCAAGACAAAGTACAGCTTGTTGGTGACGACCTATTCGTAACGAACACAGAAAAGCTATCTGAAGGTATTGAAAAAGGAATCGGTAACTCAATCCTAATCAAAGTGAACCAAATCGGTACACTTACGGAAACATTTGATGCGATTGAAATGGCTAAGCGTGCAGGATATACAGCTGTTATCTCTCACCGTTCTGGTGAAACAGAAGACAGCACAATTGCTGATATCGCAGTAGCAACAAATGCTGGCCAAATCAAAACAGGTGCACCGTCTCGTACGGACCGTGTGGCAAAATACAACCAGTTACTACGTATTGAAGACCAACTAGCAAACGTTGGCCAATATGGCGGACGCAAAGCGTTCTATAACTTAAACAAATAA
- the rnr gene encoding ribonuclease R: MDQERIDKVLSFMREEAYKPLTVTELEEAFQITDSSEFKDFVKVLNHMEDEGLIVRTRSNRYGVPEKMNLVKGKVQGNAKGFAFILPELEGERDIYVSQSELAGAMNGDIVLVRLQPKSSGARPEGTVVRIIERGVKQTVGTYVDSDSYGFVIADDKRIANDIFIPKGAEGGAVDGHKVVIEITKYPEGRMSAEGKVVEILGHKNDPGIDILSIIYKHGIPQEFPKEVIDQANEVPDEIDPAELENRRDLREETIVTIDGADAKDLDDAVAVEKLDNGNYKLGVHIADVSYYVEEGSPIDEEALERATSVYLVDRVIPMIPHRLSNGICSLNPQVDRLTLSCEMEITPAGQVVGHDIFQSVIRTNERMTYSDVRKILEGEDEEVLKRYEDLIPFFKQMGELAEILRKKRFERGAIDFDFKEAKVLVDEEGKPTDVVIRERSIAERLIEEFMLAANETIAEHFHWMKVPFVYRIHEDPDSEKLAKFLEFITNFGYVVRGSANTVHPRALQELLEEVRGEPEETVISTVMLRSMQQAKYDPNSVGHFGLSTEFYTHFTSPIRRYPDLIVHRLIRRYLIEGKVDETEQEKWKERLPEITKHASEMERRAVDAERETDEVKKAQYMEDKIGETFEGLISGVTNFGIFVELDNTIEGLVHVSYLTDDYYHYDERQYAMIGERTGNVFRIGDEIEIRVVNVNVDEASIDFEVVGMKERKPREKKARPKVIQGGKRKPKKPVEGAQQTGEGAPKKKKKKKKKPFYENAPRSKRKKGKKKK; the protein is encoded by the coding sequence ATGGACCAGGAACGAATAGACAAAGTACTGTCCTTCATGAGAGAAGAAGCCTATAAACCACTAACGGTGACAGAGCTAGAAGAGGCATTTCAGATCACCGATTCAAGTGAGTTCAAAGATTTTGTAAAGGTGTTAAACCATATGGAGGACGAGGGTCTCATCGTACGAACACGTAGCAACCGTTACGGTGTACCTGAAAAAATGAATTTAGTGAAGGGGAAAGTACAAGGCAATGCTAAAGGATTTGCCTTCATTCTTCCAGAGCTTGAAGGAGAAAGAGATATTTACGTCTCACAATCTGAGCTTGCTGGCGCGATGAATGGTGATATTGTACTTGTCCGTCTTCAACCGAAATCATCAGGGGCGCGGCCAGAAGGAACTGTCGTGCGCATCATCGAGCGCGGCGTGAAGCAAACTGTCGGTACATATGTGGATAGCGACAGTTACGGCTTTGTGATCGCTGATGATAAGCGCATCGCCAATGATATTTTTATCCCGAAAGGTGCTGAAGGTGGCGCGGTTGATGGCCATAAAGTCGTCATTGAAATTACGAAGTACCCAGAAGGGCGAATGAGTGCGGAAGGGAAAGTCGTGGAGATTTTAGGTCATAAAAATGACCCGGGAATTGATATTTTATCGATTATCTACAAACATGGAATCCCGCAAGAATTCCCTAAGGAAGTTATTGACCAAGCCAACGAAGTCCCTGATGAAATTGATCCGGCAGAACTAGAAAATCGCCGCGATTTACGTGAAGAAACGATTGTGACGATTGATGGTGCCGATGCGAAAGACTTGGATGATGCGGTAGCTGTTGAAAAGTTAGACAACGGTAACTATAAACTTGGTGTTCACATTGCTGACGTTAGTTATTACGTTGAGGAAGGTTCGCCGATTGATGAAGAGGCGCTTGAACGGGCGACAAGTGTTTATCTTGTTGACCGAGTCATTCCGATGATTCCACATCGTCTCTCAAACGGCATTTGTAGTTTGAACCCGCAAGTCGATCGACTTACACTTTCTTGTGAAATGGAAATTACTCCAGCCGGACAAGTTGTCGGACATGATATTTTCCAAAGTGTCATCCGCACGAATGAGAGAATGACTTACAGTGACGTTCGTAAAATATTAGAAGGTGAAGATGAAGAGGTTTTAAAGCGCTATGAAGATTTAATCCCATTTTTCAAGCAAATGGGCGAGTTAGCGGAAATCTTGCGTAAGAAACGATTTGAACGTGGTGCGATTGATTTTGACTTTAAAGAAGCAAAAGTGCTTGTAGATGAAGAGGGCAAGCCGACGGATGTCGTCATTCGTGAACGAAGCATTGCGGAACGTTTAATTGAGGAATTTATGCTTGCAGCAAACGAAACGATTGCGGAACATTTCCATTGGATGAAGGTACCGTTTGTATATCGAATTCATGAGGATCCTGATTCAGAAAAGCTAGCAAAATTTCTTGAGTTTATAACAAACTTCGGCTATGTGGTCCGTGGCAGTGCGAACACGGTTCACCCACGTGCGCTACAAGAGTTGTTAGAGGAAGTTCGCGGTGAGCCTGAAGAGACGGTGATCAGTACAGTCATGCTCCGTTCGATGCAACAAGCGAAATATGATCCAAATAGCGTTGGTCACTTCGGGCTTTCTACCGAATTTTACACACACTTCACATCACCGATTCGTCGTTACCCTGACTTGATCGTTCATCGCTTAATTCGCCGCTATCTAATTGAAGGCAAAGTCGATGAAACCGAGCAAGAGAAGTGGAAAGAACGACTTCCAGAGATCACAAAGCATGCCTCCGAAATGGAGCGTCGTGCCGTTGATGCCGAGCGTGAAACGGATGAAGTGAAAAAAGCTCAGTATATGGAAGATAAGATTGGTGAGACATTTGAAGGCTTAATTAGCGGTGTTACGAACTTCGGGATTTTCGTTGAGCTAGATAATACGATTGAAGGGCTCGTTCATGTGAGTTATTTAACCGATGATTACTATCATTATGATGAGCGTCAATATGCGATGATTGGTGAGCGTACCGGCAACGTCTTCCGCATTGGTGACGAGATCGAAATTCGCGTCGTTAATGTTAATGTCGATGAGGCATCGATTGACTTTGAAGTGGTCGGCATGAAAGAACGCAAGCCGCGTGAGAAAAAGGCGAGACCAAAAGTCATTCAAGGCGGTAAGCGTAAGCCGAAAAAGCCTGTTGAAGGCGCCCAGCAAACAGGTGAAGGGGCACCAAAGAAAAAGAAGAAGAAAAAGAAAAAGCCATTTTATGAAAATGCACCACGCTCTAAGCGTAAAAAAGGTAAGAAGAAAAAATAA
- the tpiA gene encoding triose-phosphate isomerase, translating into MRKPIIAGNWKMNKTLAEATAFAEEVKGKVPASDQVDSVVCAPALFLERLVEQTNGTDLKVGAQNMHFEDSGAFTGETSPAALTDLAVDYVILGHSERREMFAETDETVNKKVHAAFNHKLVPIMCCGETLEEREAGKTNDIVKGQVEKGLAGLSEEQVKQTVIAYEPIWAIGTGKSSSAEEANETCAYIRTVVADTFSEEAAAAVRIQYGGSVKPANIKEYLGQSDIDGALVGGASLEADSFLQLLEAGK; encoded by the coding sequence ATGCGTAAACCTATTATTGCAGGAAACTGGAAAATGAACAAAACGCTTGCTGAAGCAACAGCGTTCGCAGAAGAAGTGAAAGGCAAAGTCCCAGCAAGTGATCAAGTGGATTCAGTTGTTTGTGCACCAGCGCTATTTTTAGAGCGTTTAGTTGAACAAACAAATGGAACGGACCTAAAAGTTGGGGCACAAAACATGCACTTTGAAGACAGTGGTGCCTTCACAGGTGAAACAAGCCCAGCTGCCCTAACTGATTTAGCTGTTGACTACGTCATTTTAGGTCACTCTGAGCGTCGCGAAATGTTTGCTGAAACAGATGAAACAGTAAACAAAAAAGTTCATGCCGCTTTCAACCATAAGCTTGTACCAATTATGTGCTGCGGTGAAACGCTTGAAGAGCGTGAAGCGGGTAAGACAAATGATATCGTTAAAGGCCAAGTCGAAAAAGGTCTTGCTGGCTTATCTGAAGAGCAAGTGAAGCAAACGGTCATCGCTTATGAGCCAATTTGGGCGATTGGAACTGGAAAATCTTCATCTGCAGAAGAAGCCAATGAAACGTGTGCTTACATCCGTACCGTTGTTGCCGACACATTCTCAGAAGAAGCAGCAGCCGCTGTCCGCATTCAATACGGTGGTAGTGTAAAGCCTGCTAACATTAAGGAATATTTAGGTCAATCTGACATTGACGGTGCCCTTGTTGGTGGTGCAAGCCTAGAAGCGGATTCATTTTTACAGCTGTTGGAGGCAGGAAAATGA
- the gpmI gene encoding 2,3-bisphosphoglycerate-independent phosphoglycerate mutase gives MSKAPVALIILDGFACRSESEGNAVAQAKKPNFDRYWNTYPHTQLKADGEAVGLPQGQMGNSEVGHLNIGAGRVVYQSLTRVNKSIREGGFFENETFLDAIKHVKEKQSSLHVYGLLSDGGIHSHIDHLFALLELAAEKKVERLYIHGFLDGRDVGPTSAEEYIRALQEKVADLGVGEIASIHGRYYAMDRDQRWERVEKSYRAMVYGDGPDYKDPIEALEDSYKNEIHDEFVIPSVMTKEDGTPVGTIQDDDAIIFFNFRPDRAIQMSQVFTNEDFRGFDRGDQHPRDIHYVCLTHFSESVDGFVAFKPTNLDNTLGEVLSQQGYKQLRIAETEKYPHVTFFFSGGREEKFPGEERILIDSPKVATYDLQPEMSAYEVTDALVSEIEADKHDAIILNFANPDMVGHSGMLEPTIKAVEAVDECLGKVVDAIVAKGGSAVITADHGNADEVITLEGKPMTAHTTNPVPVIVTKEGLDLREGGVLADLSPTVLSLLGAKQPKEMTGKTLVK, from the coding sequence ATGAGTAAAGCACCAGTTGCACTAATTATCCTTGATGGCTTTGCTTGCCGTAGCGAGAGCGAAGGGAATGCGGTCGCTCAAGCGAAAAAGCCAAACTTCGATCGTTATTGGAACACCTATCCGCACACGCAATTAAAAGCGGACGGTGAAGCGGTTGGTTTGCCACAAGGTCAAATGGGGAACTCTGAAGTTGGGCACTTAAATATCGGTGCTGGACGCGTTGTTTATCAAAGCTTAACGCGAGTGAACAAATCAATTCGTGAAGGTGGTTTCTTTGAAAATGAGACGTTTTTAGATGCGATCAAACACGTCAAAGAAAAGCAAAGCAGCCTTCATGTGTACGGCCTTCTTTCTGATGGGGGGATACATAGTCATATTGATCACCTGTTTGCATTGCTTGAGTTAGCAGCAGAGAAGAAGGTTGAACGCCTCTACATTCACGGCTTCTTAGATGGTCGTGATGTTGGGCCGACATCAGCCGAAGAGTACATCCGTGCTTTACAAGAAAAAGTGGCAGATCTCGGTGTTGGTGAAATCGCGTCGATTCACGGCCGTTATTATGCGATGGATCGCGACCAGCGTTGGGAGCGTGTTGAAAAATCATATCGTGCAATGGTTTACGGTGACGGTCCTGATTATAAGGATCCGATTGAAGCGCTTGAGGATTCATACAAAAATGAAATCCATGATGAATTCGTGATTCCATCGGTGATGACAAAAGAGGACGGCACACCAGTTGGAACGATCCAAGATGATGATGCGATCATTTTCTTTAACTTCCGTCCGGACCGTGCGATTCAAATGTCACAAGTGTTCACGAACGAAGACTTCCGTGGCTTCGATCGTGGCGATCAACATCCGAGAGACATTCACTATGTTTGTCTAACACACTTTAGTGAATCCGTTGATGGTTTTGTTGCTTTTAAACCGACAAACCTAGATAATACGCTCGGTGAAGTTTTATCTCAACAAGGTTACAAGCAGCTAAGAATTGCTGAAACGGAAAAATATCCACACGTGACCTTCTTCTTTAGTGGTGGTCGTGAGGAGAAATTCCCAGGTGAAGAGCGAATTCTGATTGACTCACCGAAAGTCGCGACTTACGACTTGCAACCAGAGATGAGTGCGTATGAAGTCACAGATGCACTCGTAAGTGAGATTGAAGCAGATAAACATGATGCGATCATTTTGAACTTCGCCAACCCTGATATGGTTGGGCACTCTGGAATGCTAGAGCCAACGATTAAAGCGGTTGAAGCCGTTGACGAATGTCTTGGAAAAGTCGTTGATGCGATCGTTGCTAAAGGTGGCTCAGCGGTGATCACAGCTGATCATGGAAACGCTGATGAAGTCATCACACTTGAAGGGAAGCCAATGACGGCCCATACGACAAACCCTGTTCCAGTCATCGTTACAAAAGAAGGACTAGACTTGCGTGAAGGCGGCGTTTTAGCTGACTTATCACCAACCGTACTGTCATTACTAGGAGCAAAGCAACCGAAAGAGATGACAGGCAAGACGTTAGTGAAATAG
- a CDS encoding vanadium-dependent haloperoxidase, protein MKSIQPPRWSELAATTGVTPHAGSWKMFYFARIFGAFLLDKRGDFFNPKIKDPYRIDFNGQLEQVQDTVNKRSAEESKLAEKYKHSPMTVWNDVAVRLIDGYQLAPATGARVMSVLQAAINDAFVVCWYFKYLYDIARPVHLDDSLHTVIQTPTHPTYPSGHATVAGCAQTIINYFFPLERERVNEIATDSANSRLYAGVHFPVDNEEGLRLGRQIAQRIVETIAIEKDAIGVDIHEPLLRDPEARSPLAPPANTVNVDAREMPNPSIFDQEGHEETE, encoded by the coding sequence GTGAAAAGTATACAACCACCACGATGGTCCGAGCTTGCAGCAACAACTGGCGTTACCCCTCATGCAGGCTCGTGGAAGATGTTTTATTTTGCGAGGATATTTGGGGCGTTCCTTCTTGATAAACGGGGCGACTTTTTTAATCCGAAAATCAAAGATCCATATCGAATTGACTTCAACGGGCAGCTGGAACAGGTTCAAGACACGGTAAACAAGCGTTCTGCAGAGGAGAGCAAATTAGCTGAAAAATATAAGCATTCACCGATGACAGTTTGGAATGATGTCGCCGTCCGACTTATCGATGGCTATCAACTCGCACCAGCAACAGGAGCTCGGGTCATGAGTGTCCTGCAAGCGGCGATCAATGATGCGTTTGTTGTTTGCTGGTATTTTAAATATTTGTATGATATTGCTAGGCCCGTACATCTAGATGATTCTCTTCATACAGTGATCCAAACACCAACACATCCGACTTATCCCTCTGGACATGCAACGGTGGCCGGTTGTGCACAAACGATCATTAATTACTTCTTCCCGCTTGAGCGCGAGCGAGTGAATGAAATTGCAACAGACAGTGCAAACTCACGACTGTATGCAGGCGTGCATTTTCCAGTCGACAATGAAGAAGGTCTTCGACTAGGGCGGCAAATCGCGCAACGGATCGTTGAAACGATCGCTATCGAAAAGGATGCGATTGGTGTAGACATTCATGAGCCATTGCTTCGTGATCCAGAAGCGCGCTCACCGCTTGCACCTCCAGCCAATACGGTTAACGTTGACGCTCGGGAAATGCCCAATCCTAGCATTTTTGATCAAGAAGGGCATGAAGAGACGGAGTGA
- the smpB gene encoding SsrA-binding protein SmpB, producing the protein MAGNSGRVIAQNKKARHDYFIEETFEAGIVLQGTEIKSIRAARIQLKDSFARIHNGEVYLHNAHISTYEQGNRYNHDPLRTRKLLLHKKEISKLIGATKEKGYSLVPLKVYIKNGFAKVLIGLGKGKKKHDKREALKRKDAKREVERAFRERQKG; encoded by the coding sequence ATGGCAGGAAACTCAGGTAGAGTCATAGCACAAAATAAAAAAGCAAGGCATGATTATTTTATTGAAGAGACGTTTGAAGCAGGGATTGTTTTACAAGGAACCGAAATTAAATCAATTCGTGCTGCTCGCATTCAGTTAAAAGACTCATTCGCGCGGATTCATAATGGCGAGGTTTATTTACACAATGCTCACATTAGTACGTATGAGCAAGGGAACCGGTATAACCATGATCCACTGCGAACACGAAAGCTGCTTCTTCATAAAAAAGAAATTAGCAAGCTGATTGGCGCAACGAAAGAAAAAGGATACTCCCTTGTACCGCTAAAGGTCTATATCAAAAACGGTTTTGCCAAAGTCTTAATCGGACTAGGGAAAGGGAAGAAGAAGCACGACAAACGTGAAGCCTTAAAGCGTAAGGATGCGAAGCGTGAAGTAGAAAGAGCATTTCGTGAGCGTCAAAAAGGATAG
- a CDS encoding alpha/beta hydrolase, producing MKAAAPKPFTFEGGKRAVLLLHGFTGTTADVRMLGRFLQKKGYTCHAPLYKGHGVPPEELVHTGPEDWWHDVQEGYEFLKEQGYDEIAVCGLSLGGVFSLKIGYTLPVKGVVPMCAPATIKSEEVMYKGVLAYAREYKKHEQKDEQQINAEMKEFEKTPMNTLQALQELITDVRNHLDHIYSPTFVVQARHDEMIDTESANIIYENVESDDKEIKWYEHSTHVITLDKEKEELHEDVYQFLEGLDWSS from the coding sequence ATGAAAGCTGCAGCACCAAAACCATTTACATTTGAAGGAGGCAAGCGTGCGGTCTTACTTTTACACGGCTTTACGGGAACAACAGCCGATGTTCGCATGCTTGGCCGCTTTTTACAAAAGAAAGGCTATACGTGTCATGCGCCGTTATACAAAGGACATGGTGTACCACCAGAGGAGCTTGTCCATACCGGACCTGAAGACTGGTGGCACGATGTACAGGAAGGGTATGAGTTTTTAAAAGAGCAAGGTTATGATGAAATCGCCGTTTGTGGCTTGTCGCTCGGGGGAGTATTTTCACTTAAAATCGGTTACACTTTACCTGTAAAGGGTGTTGTACCGATGTGTGCGCCTGCGACCATAAAAAGCGAGGAAGTCATGTATAAAGGTGTCCTTGCTTATGCAAGAGAATATAAAAAACACGAACAAAAAGATGAACAACAAATAAATGCTGAAATGAAAGAATTTGAGAAAACGCCAATGAATACATTGCAGGCGTTACAAGAGCTAATCACCGATGTTCGTAACCATCTCGATCATATTTACAGCCCAACATTTGTTGTGCAAGCACGTCATGATGAGATGATTGATACAGAAAGCGCGAACATTATTTATGAAAACGTTGAAAGTGATGACAAAGAAATCAAATGGTATGAACATTCAACCCATGTAATTACGCTCGACAAAGAAAAAGAAGAGCTGCATGAGGATGTTTATCAATTTTTAGAAGGATTAGATTGGTCATCCTAA